The following are encoded together in the Bacillota bacterium genome:
- a CDS encoding helix-turn-helix transcriptional regulator, which translates to MDWIQSMQKAINYIEDNLLEDIDSDRIAKSIYTSNAHFQRIFSIITGMTISDYIRYRRLSLAGQELTLTKAKVIDIAFKYGYDTPDSFAKAFIRFHGITPSSARKLKHSLKCFDPLSIQISIRGGFHMSRKLISNVPLITMHSDGYSYLTSFVGALYGALISVGENYDYAELLSCSGLGNRLCWTEGQWIFGNENIENCNVYPFEIQDRLLNAIGWKVKRIVVERDDSKHAVNISEGKIRQDFVDSINKGIPVLAQGITDDGCKHDYDVFYGYEGDGEKIIGWDYYQNNDQPFIRENWERELISYMLLTEKAEPVSERKRIIAAFKAITGHARQGVIRGRKVGFAAWESFLNQLEHDDFSKCSLHPSEEMPNDENGVNSLEHRFIIYCDALCQISQRGQILPYYKRLVEKFPEWAQELNIAITAWQDCAGYGGYLWSQGFSFDDKGYEKFRSPEMRRILADEGRRAMKKEIEAIEQIEKILQKEKCND; encoded by the coding sequence ATGGACTGGATTCAGAGTATGCAAAAAGCAATCAACTATATCGAAGATAATCTGCTTGAAGATATCGACTCAGACAGAATAGCCAAAAGTATTTATACGTCGAATGCTCATTTTCAACGTATTTTCAGCATAATAACAGGAATGACAATAAGCGACTATATCCGCTATAGGCGCTTATCTCTTGCGGGACAGGAACTAACTTTAACAAAAGCTAAAGTTATAGATATTGCTTTCAAGTATGGGTATGATACGCCGGATAGCTTTGCAAAAGCGTTTATTAGGTTTCACGGCATCACACCATCTTCTGCACGTAAATTGAAACACAGTTTGAAATGTTTTGATCCTCTTTCAATACAAATTTCTATAAGGGGTGGATTCCATATGTCAAGAAAGCTGATTTCAAACGTTCCGCTAATAACAATGCATTCTGATGGCTATTCTTATCTGACTTCCTTTGTAGGTGCTTTGTACGGAGCGCTCATAAGTGTCGGAGAGAATTACGATTACGCAGAACTGTTGTCTTGCAGCGGTCTGGGCAACCGATTGTGCTGGACAGAGGGACAGTGGATATTTGGAAATGAAAATATTGAAAATTGTAATGTATATCCTTTTGAAATCCAAGACCGTTTACTAAATGCTATAGGCTGGAAAGTAAAAAGGATTGTTGTTGAGCGCGACGACAGCAAGCATGCAGTCAACATTTCAGAGGGAAAAATCAGACAGGATTTTGTCGATTCGATTAATAAAGGTATACCCGTCCTTGCCCAAGGCATCACAGACGACGGATGCAAACATGATTACGATGTTTTCTACGGGTATGAGGGGGATGGTGAAAAAATCATTGGCTGGGATTATTATCAGAATAATGACCAGCCCTTTATCAGGGAAAATTGGGAAAGAGAGTTAATCAGCTATATGTTACTCACGGAAAAGGCCGAACCCGTATCTGAACGCAAGCGTATTATTGCCGCATTTAAAGCCATTACAGGCCATGCTAGGCAAGGTGTGATACGAGGAAGAAAAGTGGGCTTTGCAGCATGGGAATCATTTTTAAACCAACTTGAACATGACGATTTTTCAAAGTGCTCGCTTCATCCATCCGAAGAAATGCCGAATGATGAAAACGGCGTAAACAGTTTGGAACACAGGTTCATTATATATTGTGATGCACTTTGTCAAATCAGCCAACGTGGTCAAATCCTACCATATTATAAAAGACTTGTTGAGAAGTTTCCAGAATGGGCACAAGAGCTAAATATAGCAATAACCGCATGGCAAGACTGTGCTGGTTATGGGGGTTATTTATGGAGTCAGGGTTTTTCCTTTGATGACAAGGGTTATGAAAAATTTCGCAGCCCTGAAATGAGAAGGATTCTTGCAGATGAAGGGCGCAGAGCTATGAAAAAGGAAATAGAAGCAATTGAGCAAATTGAAAAAATATTGCAAAAGGAAAAGTGTAATGACTAA